From one Clostridiisalibacter paucivorans DSM 22131 genomic stretch:
- a CDS encoding sodium/proton-translocating pyrophosphatase — MKEVKLIGPIIGILALIFAYYKAISINKVDVGNDKMKEISSHIQEGAMAFLSREYKTLVIFVAILFVVLGIGIDWGTAISFIVGAVFSALAGFFGMRVATKANVRTANAAEKSGMNKALSVAFSGGAVMGMSVVGLGLLGVGTLYYIFSKDA; from the coding sequence ATAAAAGAAGTGAAACTAATAGGACCAATAATAGGAATATTGGCATTAATATTTGCGTATTACAAGGCTATTTCTATTAACAAAGTAGATGTGGGTAATGATAAGATGAAGGAAATTTCATCCCATATTCAAGAGGGTGCAATGGCCTTTTTATCAAGGGAATATAAAACCCTTGTTATATTTGTGGCTATTCTCTTTGTGGTATTGGGAATAGGAATAGACTGGGGAACTGCAATCTCCTTTATAGTAGGAGCAGTGTTCTCAGCGTTAGCTGGTTTTTTTGGTATGAGAGTGGCTACTAAGGCCAATGTTAGGACTGCCAATGCGGCAGAAAAATCAGGTATGAATAAGGCTTTATCTGTGGCATTCTCAGGTGGTGCTGTTATGGGAATGTCTGTTGTTGGTTTAGGTCTTTTAGGAGTAGGTACCCTTTACTACATATTTAGTAAAGATGCT
- the secG gene encoding preprotein translocase subunit SecG: MTTVFTVLILITSLVLIGSILLQSGKSAGLSGSIAGGAESIWGKNKGRSYEGILSKVTTVSAIIFIISALVLAAIK, from the coding sequence TTTTGATATTGATAACGAGTTTAGTACTAATAGGAAGTATACTGCTTCAATCAGGTAAAAGTGCAGGATTATCAGGAAGTATAGCAGGTGGTGCAGAAAGTATTTGGGGAAAAAATAAAGGTAGAAGTTACGAGGGTATATTGAGTAAAGTTACTACTGTATCAGCAATAATATTTATTATTTCTGCCCTTGTTTTAGCAGCAATAAAATAA